The genomic interval gtgcgtgtgtgtgtgtgtgtgtatgcgtgcgtgcgtgcatgcgtgtgtgtgtgtgtgtgtacgcgtgtctGTACGCGTGcgcgggggtgtgtgtgtgtgtgtgtgtgtgtgtgtgtgtgtgtgtgtgtgtgtgtgtgtgtgtgtgtgtgtgtgtgcatgcgtgcgtgtgtgtacgcgtgtctgtacgtgtgcgcgcgcgtgcatgcgtgtgtgtgtgtgtctgtacgcgtgcgtgtgcgtgtgtgtgtgtgtgtgcgcgcgtgtgtgtgtgtgtgtgtgtgtgtgtgtgtgtgtgtgtgtaggtacatTCCTGAGGGCATGCAGTGCTCCTGTGGTATAGACTACTACACTCCCAGGCCTGAGCTCCACAACACCTCGTTTGTCATCTACATGTTCCTCCTCCACTTCACCATCCCTTTGATCATCATCTTCTTCTGCTACAGCCGCCTGCTCTGCACCGTCCGTGCGgttagtctctctctttctgtcacacacaaacacacacacacactctcatactcaACACACCACAGAAACACCTCAGGCTCACACACAACCAGAGAAACGCCATCATTTTCACTTTTCACATGACAAATACTCTCATTATCTTATTTTgcaatacactcacacacagttctCCAAACACATCTGAGTACACACGAGAGAGTTGTTCATCTAGAGTTCTATTAGAGTGGTTCATCTACAGTTCTAATAGAGTGGTTCATCTACAGTTCTAATAGAGTGGTTCATCTACAGTTTTATTAGAGTGTTTCATATAGAGTTTTATTAGAGTGGTTCATCTAGAGTTCTATGAGAGTGGTTCATCTAGAGTTCTATTAGAGTGGTTCATCTAGAGTTCTATTAGAGTGGTTCATCTATAGTTCTATTAGAGTTGTTCATCTAAAGTTATATTAGAGTGGTTCATCTAGAGTTCTACTAACGGAGACAGCGGGAGTCGTGTTTTGTGGGTCATGTGTCATTTCGCTCCTCTTGTCCCAGGCTGCAGCCCAGCAACAGGAGTCCGAGTCCACTCAGCGGGCAGAGAAGGAAGTGACACGCATGGTGATCGTCATGGTGATAGCCTTCTTGGTGTGCTGGGTGCCTTATGCCACTGTGGCCTGGTACATCTTTGCCAATCAGGGTGCGAACTTCGGACCCATCGCTATGACAGTCCCAGCATTCTTTGCCAAGAGTGCCGCCCTGTACAATCCAGTTATCTACATTCTCCTGAACAGACAGGTAAGAAACTGCAGCATCTctgcgcacgcacacatttcCTGACTCCACGTCTGTTGGATCACCCTCATATTGTTAAAGGCAAAACATTGCAAGACACACAGTAAGGCCGCATCTAGTGAACGCTATCTCCCAATTTTGCTCTGTATGTTCTTTCCTGTAGTTTAGAAACTGTATGCTGAAGACTGTATGCTGTGGGACAAACCCGTTCGGTGAGGAGGAAGTCACCACTACGGCCTCCTCTAAAACCCAGTCCTCCACCATCTCCTCCAGCCAGGTGGGCCCTGCCTgatctctgccccccccccctctctctcaaccccaaccccccccccccccccctgcccagcGCTTCTGGGGATCCACCGTCACGCGGCCAACCCTTCCCACGCACGCACCACCTCAACCACATGAACATGAGGCCATTTTGTAGAAATAATCGTTATTGTTACTGTTTTTACTGGCCCTGTACAAATGGCTAATAACCATGGGAAAGCTGCTGAAGTGGACCAAATGAGTGTGAATGATATCGAGAGTGTGCTCCTAATTAGCTCACTTCCGTTTTCCCTGTAAGACTACTGAGAACGTGTGCATAAAGAGAACACCGGTTGacaaaacataacatgacaCTGAAAATAACCAACAATAAAAAGAGacttcagaggagaggagccaAACTCCAGAGACTACATGAATATATTTACTCGTCAACACTGCCTGAGCTGATGACATCCTACACTGTTCACAAGATACTCCCTGAAGCGCCCTTGTTTGAAGCGTTATTTTGTCACTGAAGACATAGCTGAAGGCAGCAAAATGTTTTCTAGATTTAGATCAATCTCCAAGGAACCCCTAACaaacatctctttctctcacaaacacacacacttgattggCATTGTGAATGCTGCACTGATTGGTTCTGGCAGGGAGAAGCCTATCGTGGCGGATGTAGCCCCTTCAGAGACCAACACTCCAACATTATTTAGTCCAAATGGGTCCCAGTGCACATATGAATCTCATTGGGAGATGAGGAGGTTGTAtctgtgttttgtttgattggttggtgtAAATATGGAAATGTTATATGTGTTGcaattgaaaataaaaagaaataaaaaaacattagaaaaGATATTTGGATTCACTCATTTTTGTTCTGCAAAGAGGTATTTCACTTGCATAGCCACTATAGTTTACTGTGGAGGAAGAAATGAGACAGGAAAGCCGTATAGTTTCAGACTTTTATGCATGACAATGTctcaaagaataaaaaaaaacagtttaacTTCATAGTAGTTATATTTAATAAAATTTCCCTCTTTCTTCGAAGAAGCATCTATTTGTACTCCTTACCTTACACAAACACCACCTAGTAATAGGTTATCGCCAAACAAATACTAAATTATAAGAACCCCTACAACCTCCCTCCCATAcacctatccacacacacatacacgcacacactcactctcacacacacacacacacacacacacaaaatctctaTGGGCTCAGATATGGGCCTACACCACAGCAGACGACCTCACAAACATCTACACACTCCCCATGTCTTCTTCTAACCAGCAAGCAAAGCATGGTGGGATCTGTatgcaaaaaaagtaaaaggcattttttttacttgaagcaccatgaaagaaaaaaaatccactTTTTTGGACAATCAGACCTGAGAACAGTGCAGACTACATAGAGAGGGGAGGTCCCATTTGCCAGTTCACTACAAACACCATTCTGTTCATAATGACAGAAGTGTTGTCCCCCCTCAGTAAGACATATAAATACTAGTGAGGACGATTACTGTTCAGTCCAGTGCATCAACAGCTCTCAGAGCAGGTCAGTGCTAAAACAGGGCTGTGGAACCGCGGGTTCCAGCGCGACCAGCCCGACCCCCCTTCCCACCCACCCCTCCCGCAAGGGAACCCACATCAGCAGGGAACGTGTGAGAGAGCGACCTACTTACACcgtcacacataaaca from Alosa sapidissima isolate fAloSap1 chromosome 3, fAloSap1.pri, whole genome shotgun sequence carries:
- the LOC121705153 gene encoding rhodopsin-like — protein: MNGTEGPNFYVPMSNRTGVVRSPFEHPQYYLAEPWKYSLLAAYMIFLMITSFPVNFLTLYVTVKHKKLRTPLNYILLNLAVADLFMVIGGFTVTLYTALHGYFVLGVTGCNVEGFFATLGGEIALWSLVALAIERYIVVCKPMTTFRFGEKHAIVGVAFTWIMALTCALPPLMGWSRYIPEGMQCSCGIDYYTPRPELHNTSFVIYMFLLHFTIPLIIIFFCYSRLLCTVRAAAAQQQESESTQRAEKEVTRMVIVMVIAFLVCWVPYATVAWYIFANQGANFGPIAMTVPAFFAKSAALYNPVIYILLNRQFRNCMLKTVCCGTNPFGEEEVTTTASSKTQSSTISSSQVGPA